In the genome of Microcoleus sp. FACHB-672, one region contains:
- a CDS encoding tetratricopeptide repeat protein: protein MHPHLHRLSVITVALLISLSCPLPVVRNTWGSGTVLAQAQTREQRRDEALRLNQVGLQQLNQGQFREALETFQSVLVIVREIGERQGEGVTLNNIGSVYNNLGQYPKALEYYQQALAIRKEIGDKAGEGTTLNNIGSVYDSLGQYPKALESYQQALAIHQEIGNKAVEGTTLNNIGAVYAGLGQYPKALEFYQQSLAIRKEIGDKAGEGATLNNIGEVHHNIEQYPKALESYQQALAIAQEIGDKAVEGTTLNNIGLVYDNLGQHPKALEYHQQSLAISQEIGDKAGEGTTLNNIGSVYDNLGQYPKALEYYQQSLAIRKEIGDKAGEGATLNNIGLVHHNLGQYPKALEYYQQAFAIVKEIGDKAGEGKTLSNIGSVYDNLGQYPKALEYFQQALAIAQEIGNKAMEGTMLNNIGLVQRKMGQ from the coding sequence ATGCATCCTCATCTACATCGCCTTAGCGTTATTACTGTAGCCTTGCTCATCTCTTTGAGTTGTCCGTTACCAGTGGTGAGGAATACTTGGGGAAGCGGTACTGTATTGGCACAGGCGCAGACACGAGAACAACGCCGAGACGAGGCATTGCGACTGAATCAAGTAGGTCTTCAGCAGTTAAATCAAGGTCAGTTTCGAGAAGCTTTAGAGACGTTTCAAAGTGTTTTAGTGATTGTCAGAGAAATTGGGGAACGCCAAGGTGAAGGTGTAACACTCAACAATATTGGGTCAGTTTACAACAACTTAGGACAGTACCCCAAAGCCTTGGAGTATTATCAACAAGCCTTAGCCATTCGCAAAGAGATTGGTGACAAGGCAGGGGAAGGTACGACGCTCAACAATATTGGGTCAGTTTACGACAGCCTAGGACAGTACCCCAAAGCTTTGGAGTCTTATCAACAAGCCTTAGCTATTCACCAAGAAATTGGTAATAAGGCAGTGGAAGGTACGACGCTCAACAATATTGGGGCAGTTTACGCCGGCCTAGGACAGTACCCCAAAGCTTTGGAGTTTTATCAACAATCCTTAGCCATTCGCAAAGAAATTGGTGACAAGGCAGGAGAAGGTGCGACGCTCAACAATATTGGGGAAGTTCACCACAACATAGAACAGTACCCCAAAGCCTTGGAGTCTTATCAACAAGCCTTAGCCATTGCCCAAGAAATTGGTGACAAGGCAGTGGAAGGTACGACGCTCAACAATATTGGGTTAGTTTACGACAACCTAGGACAGCACCCCAAAGCCTTAGAGTATCATCAACAATCCTTAGCAATCAGCCAAGAAATTGGTGACAAGGCAGGAGAAGGTACGACGCTCAACAATATTGGGTCAGTTTACGACAACCTAGGACAGTACCCCAAAGCTTTGGAGTATTATCAACAATCCTTAGCCATTCGCAAAGAAATTGGTGACAAGGCAGGAGAAGGTGCGACGCTCAACAATATTGGGTTAGTTCACCACAACCTAGGACAGTACCCCAAAGCCTTGGAGTATTATCAACAAGCCTTTGCCATTGTCAAAGAAATTGGTGACAAGGCAGGAGAAGGTAAGACGCTCAGCAATATTGGGTCAGTTTACGACAACCTAGGACAGTACCCTAAAGCCTTGGAGTATTTTCAACAAGCCTTAGCCATTGCCCAAGAAATTGGCAATAAGGCAATGGAAGGTACGATGCTCAACAATATTGGGTTAGTTCAGCGCAAGATGGGCCAGTAA
- a CDS encoding ParB N-terminal domain-containing protein — translation MRIEEIPLAQIRRPLPRKNDPAKVEALMESIKEIGVREPIDVLEVDGQYYGFSGCHRYEACQRLGLETIPCKIRRAPRSVLQMHLA, via the coding sequence ATGAGAATCGAGGAGATTCCCCTCGCGCAGATTCGCCGGCCTCTACCACGCAAAAACGATCCGGCTAAGGTGGAGGCGCTGATGGAGTCGATCAAAGAAATTGGTGTACGAGAACCGATTGACGTGTTAGAAGTTGATGGCCAATATTACGGATTTTCTGGTTGCCACCGCTACGAGGCTTGTCAGCGTTTGGGACTGGAAACGATTCCCTGCAAAATCCGCCGTGCACCCCGTTCTGTACTGCAAATGCACTTAGCCTAG
- a CDS encoding Dps family protein, with product MKVDIGIDEKTRGEIAEGLSRLLADTYSLYLKTHNFHWNVTGPMFQTLHLMFETQYNELALAVDLIAERIRALGFPAPGTYSEFAKLSAIEETPGVPKAEEMIRLLVQGQETVARTARSIFSVVDQANDEPTADLLTQRLQVHEKTAWMLRSLLEE from the coding sequence ATGAAAGTTGACATCGGAATTGACGAAAAGACCAGAGGTGAGATTGCAGAGGGACTCTCTAGACTCCTCGCTGACACCTATTCGCTATATCTCAAGACCCATAACTTTCACTGGAACGTCACCGGCCCGATGTTCCAAACATTGCACTTGATGTTTGAAACGCAATACAACGAACTGGCTTTAGCCGTCGATCTGATTGCTGAACGCATTAGGGCATTAGGTTTTCCTGCGCCCGGTACTTATAGCGAATTTGCGAAGTTAAGCGCAATTGAAGAAACGCCTGGAGTTCCGAAAGCAGAAGAAATGATTCGCCTGTTGGTGCAAGGTCAAGAAACTGTAGCGCGAACTGCCCGTTCAATTTTCTCCGTTGTCGATCAAGCCAATGATGAACCCACGGCAGATTTGCTGACCCAACGGCTGCAAGTCCATGAAAAAACCGCTTGGATGTTAAGAAGCCTGCTAGAAGAATAG
- a CDS encoding Uma2 family endonuclease, whose protein sequence is MSVQLLRRQFTVEEYHRMAEAGILTEDERVELIDGMIVHILPISPRHAACVKRFIRLFSQRLGDNSIVSVHNPVELSNQSEPQPDIALLQPRSDFYEAGHPQPKDIFLIVEVADTTVESDRQVKIPLYAGSGISEVWLVDINEQLIEIYRQPTAAGYQDIQKCRRGQRIAPQAFPEIQLAVDEVLG, encoded by the coding sequence ATGTCTGTGCAATTACTGCGGCGGCAATTCACAGTTGAAGAGTATCACCGCATGGCTGAGGCAGGAATTCTGACAGAAGATGAGCGGGTGGAACTGATAGATGGCATGATTGTTCACATATTGCCTATAAGCCCGCGCCATGCAGCGTGTGTGAAGCGATTCATTAGACTTTTCTCTCAACGGTTGGGCGACAATAGTATTGTTTCCGTTCACAATCCAGTGGAATTAAGCAATCAATCAGAACCGCAACCTGACATCGCATTACTGCAACCGCGATCTGATTTTTATGAAGCCGGCCATCCTCAGCCAAAAGATATTTTCTTAATCGTAGAAGTTGCAGACACTACTGTAGAATCAGACCGGCAAGTAAAAATTCCTCTGTATGCCGGCAGTGGAATTTCTGAAGTTTGGCTAGTGGATATTAATGAACAATTAATCGAAATTTACCGGCAACCAACAGCAGCCGGCTACCAAGATATTCAAAAGTGCCGGCGGGGACAAAGGATTGCCCCGCAAGCGTTTCCTGAAATTCAACTAGCCGTAGACGAAGTGTTGGGATAG